One window from the genome of Eleginops maclovinus isolate JMC-PN-2008 ecotype Puerto Natales chromosome 15, JC_Emac_rtc_rv5, whole genome shotgun sequence encodes:
- the map7b gene encoding ensconsin isoform X3 codes for MPDSKRQGGDGGGGGCSRGKWKLWKGCTRSAIPALFTIAEEEEGLRRRDARKRKKRASDSQYTSEDGRLSTSATRPSSSGSGHTYSPTLTPTPNTTPTQTHNTTSNSPSYNAANRPESLLFNKIDERQRLARERRDEREKQNAIKEAQWQAREERARQHYEKQLEEKKRRLEEQRIKEDKRRAAVEEKRRQKLEEDKTRHEAVMRRTLERSQRARQKPNRWSWGGPLHTNNPTTPTGFVESAFLYPLDLAGLEHMQSAFSLYHRYGVTSQYADRRSVSTMNLSKHTDPVITKRFSYSSATLLHSPDRGPRRLPLTAWESNVVNRLQQPTHSYLARSRSAMSLSGEQIAIPVCPRSVSCHPMGSMSFKALQAQPLPHCRSQERSLSRGTVSSAPNTARRKTTGSTQHKDRDNVRKSWSNLSLPLVPILTLPPNKRASSPCKKNRKVTAPPPGRPPQKSPGRPPTPKQLKSPGAEDPGNLRPFRVPSESPQPTRAPGEEEQEQVLSPPQPRPQPLGQNKTNSEQTPAVASESASSPPAHKPSAGTTDPEEASRILAENRRLAREQREREEEERKQQEEQRRIAQEEMARRKAEERVKREEEAQRQAEEQRKKEEEDRKVEEERLQKEKEEAEKQKEEEESRQREEAERLRKEREKHFQKEEAERSERKKRLDEIMKRTRRSDPLEKKVVPNRNGDNAETPATPSPSAVTASQSHNSNGRQPDSESSALSHPDQRENGEFEEVIVLPSHSRLSPPEGEEQQHEEEEEGRVPVIAFRENGLLKPLSGVEDISAQQGPERTS; via the exons ATGCCAGATAGTAAAAGACAAGGGGgagatggaggtggaggtgggtgCTCGCGGGGCAAGTGGAAGCTGTGGAAGGGATGCACCCGCTCGGCCATCCCGGCACTTTTCACCAtcgctgaggaggaggaagggctGAGACGGAGAGATGCTcgaaagaggaagaaaagag CGTCTGACTCCCAGTATACATCGGAGGATGGCAGATTGTCTACGTCAGCCACCCGACCCAGCTCCTCGGGCTCCGGGCACACCTACAGTCCCACCCTGACCCCCACCCCAAATACCACCCCTACCCAGACTCACAACACCACCAGCAACAGCCCCAGTTACAATGCTGCCAACAGACCCG AGTCGTTGCTCTTCAACAAGATCGACGAGAGACAGAGATTAGCCCGTGAGCGCCGGGATGAGCGTGAGAAACAGAACG CTATCAAGGAAGCCCAGTGGCAGGCGCGTGAGGAGCGTGCCCGGCAGCACTATGagaagcagctggaggagaaaaagaggaggctggaggagcagaggatAAAGGAGGACAAGAGACGGGCTGCCGTGGAGGAGAAACGTCGACAGAAACTGGAGGAAGACAAG ACTCGTCACGAGGCGGTGATGCGTCGCACGTTGGAGAGGAGCCAGAGAGCCAGACAGAAGCCCAACCGGTGGTCTTGGGGAGGGCCGCTGCACACAAACAATCCCACCACGCCAACCG GTTTTGTCGAGTCGGCTTTCCTCTATCCACTCGACCTTGCCGGACTGGAGCACATGCAGAGTGCTTTCAGTCTCTACCACAGATACGGAGTGACCTCTCAAT ATGCTGACAGGCGGTCAGTTTCCACAATGAATTTATCCAAACACACAGACCCTGTTATAACCAAGCGCTTCTCCTACTCCTCTGCCACACTCCTACACTCACCAGACAGAG GCCCGCGCCGTCTTCCCCTGACGGCATGGGAGAGCAACGTTGTGAACCGCCTGCAGCAGCCCACACACTCCTATCTGGCTCGGAGCCGCAGTGCCATGAGTCTCTCTGGAGAGCAAATag CCATACCTGTTTGTCCTCGCTCAGTGTCCTGCCATCCCATGGGCTCCATGTCCTTCAAAGCCCTGCAGGCCCAGCCGCTGCCTCACTGCCGCAGCCAGGAGAGGAGCCTCAGCCGGGGGACGGTGTCCTCTGCCCCCAACACTGCTCGCAGGAAGACCACCGGCAGCACACAG CATAAGGACCGGGACAATGTCAGGAAGTCATGGAGCAACCTGTCTCTCCCATTGGTTCCCATTCTGACTTTGCCTCCCAACAAGCGCGCCTCCTCTCCATGCAAGAAGAACAGAAAAGTGACAGCGCCTCCTCCTGGCAG GCCTCCACAAAAGTCACCAGGGCGCCCACCCACCCCAAAGCAGCTTAAGTCTCCCGGGGCAGAAGATCCTGGAAATCTTCGTCCTTTCAGGGTCCCATCCGAGAGTCCCCAGCCCACCAGAGCCCCgggagaggaggaacaagagcAGGTCCTCAGTCCTCCTCAGCCTCGACCTCAGCCGCTGGGCCAGAACAAGACTAACAGTGAGCAGACACCAGCAGTAGCCAGCG AGAGTGCAAGCAGCCCTCCAGCCCACAAGCCCTCAGCAGGCACTACAGATCCAGAGGAGGCAAGTCGTATCCTGGCTGAGAATCGCAGACTGGCACgtgagcagagggagagggaggaggaggagcgcaaacagcaggaggagcagcggAG GATAGCGCAGGAGGAGATGGCTCGCCGTAAGGCAGAGGAGCGagtgaagagagaggaggaggctcaGCGTCAGGCCGAGgagcaaagaaaaaaggaggaggaggacagaaaggtggaggaagagagacttcagaaagagaaagaggaggcgGAGAAACAG aaagaggaggaagagtcgCGACAGAGGGAGGAGGCGGAGCGgctgaggaaggagagagagaaacacttcCAGAAAGAAGAGGCTGAACgctcagaaagaaaaaag CGTCTGGACGAGATCATGAAGAGAACAAGACGTTCGGATCCATTAGAGAAG AAAGTTGTTCCCAATAGAAATGGAGACAATGCAG AGACCCCTGCCACTCCCAGTCCATCTGCAGTGACCGCATCACAGTCACATAATAGCAACGGTCGTCAGCCAGACTCTGAATCCTCAGCACTGAGCCATCCTGACCAGAG GGAGAACGGGGAGTTTGAAGAGGTGATCGTACTGCCTTCACATTCCAGGCTGTCTCCTcctgagggagaggagcagcagcacgaggaggaagaggaggggagagttCCTGTTATAGCCTTCAGGGAGAATGGTCTCCTAAAGCCTCTGAGTGGAGTAGAGGACATATCAGCCCAGCAGGGACCAG AGAGAACTTCCTGA
- the map7b gene encoding ensconsin isoform X2, whose amino-acid sequence MPDSKRQGGDGGGGGCSRGKWKLWKGCTRSAIPALFTIAEEEEGLRRRDARKRKKRASDSQYTSEDGRLSTSATRPSSSGSGHTYSPTLTPTPNTTPTQTHNTTSNSPSYNAANRPESLLFNKIDERQRLARERRDEREKQNAIKEAQWQAREERARQHYEKQLEEKKRRLEEQRIKEDKRRAAVEEKRRQKLEEDKTRHEAVMRRTLERSQRARQKPNRWSWGGPLHTNNPTTPTGFVESAFLYPLDLAGLEHMQSAFSLYHRYGVTSQYADRRSVSTMNLSKHTDPVITKRFSYSSATLLHSPDRGLQMRTASSPVISKSQSKSRLNQGKTTQHKNTGPRRLPLTAWESNVVNRLQQPTHSYLARSRSAMSLSGEQIVSCHPMGSMSFKALQAQPLPHCRSQERSLSRGTVSSAPNTARRKTTGSTQHKDRDNVRKSWSNLSLPLVPILTLPPNKRASSPCKKNRKVTAPPPGRPPQKSPGRPPTPKQLKSPGAEDPGNLRPFRVPSESPQPTRAPGEEEQEQVLSPPQPRPQPLGQNKTNSEQTPAVASESASSPPAHKPSAGTTDPEEASRILAENRRLAREQREREEEERKQQEEQRRIAQEEMARRKAEERVKREEEAQRQAEEQRKKEEEDRKVEEERLQKEKEEAEKQKEEEESRQREEAERLRKEREKHFQKEEAERSERKKRLDEIMKRTRRSDPLEKKVVPNRNGDNAETPATPSPSAVTASQSHNSNGRQPDSESSALSHPDQRENGEFEEVIVLPSHSRLSPPEGEEQQHEEEEEGRVPVIAFRENGLLKPLSGVEDISAQQGPERTS is encoded by the exons ATGCCAGATAGTAAAAGACAAGGGGgagatggaggtggaggtgggtgCTCGCGGGGCAAGTGGAAGCTGTGGAAGGGATGCACCCGCTCGGCCATCCCGGCACTTTTCACCAtcgctgaggaggaggaagggctGAGACGGAGAGATGCTcgaaagaggaagaaaagag CGTCTGACTCCCAGTATACATCGGAGGATGGCAGATTGTCTACGTCAGCCACCCGACCCAGCTCCTCGGGCTCCGGGCACACCTACAGTCCCACCCTGACCCCCACCCCAAATACCACCCCTACCCAGACTCACAACACCACCAGCAACAGCCCCAGTTACAATGCTGCCAACAGACCCG AGTCGTTGCTCTTCAACAAGATCGACGAGAGACAGAGATTAGCCCGTGAGCGCCGGGATGAGCGTGAGAAACAGAACG CTATCAAGGAAGCCCAGTGGCAGGCGCGTGAGGAGCGTGCCCGGCAGCACTATGagaagcagctggaggagaaaaagaggaggctggaggagcagaggatAAAGGAGGACAAGAGACGGGCTGCCGTGGAGGAGAAACGTCGACAGAAACTGGAGGAAGACAAG ACTCGTCACGAGGCGGTGATGCGTCGCACGTTGGAGAGGAGCCAGAGAGCCAGACAGAAGCCCAACCGGTGGTCTTGGGGAGGGCCGCTGCACACAAACAATCCCACCACGCCAACCG GTTTTGTCGAGTCGGCTTTCCTCTATCCACTCGACCTTGCCGGACTGGAGCACATGCAGAGTGCTTTCAGTCTCTACCACAGATACGGAGTGACCTCTCAAT ATGCTGACAGGCGGTCAGTTTCCACAATGAATTTATCCAAACACACAGACCCTGTTATAACCAAGCGCTTCTCCTACTCCTCTGCCACACTCCTACACTCACCAGACAGAG GCTTACAGATGAGAACAGCCTCCTCTCCTGTCATTAGCAAATCTCAGTCCAAATCCCGCCTGAACCAGGGAAAGACAACtcagcacaaaaacacag GCCCGCGCCGTCTTCCCCTGACGGCATGGGAGAGCAACGTTGTGAACCGCCTGCAGCAGCCCACACACTCCTATCTGGCTCGGAGCCGCAGTGCCATGAGTCTCTCTGGAGAGCAAATag TGTCCTGCCATCCCATGGGCTCCATGTCCTTCAAAGCCCTGCAGGCCCAGCCGCTGCCTCACTGCCGCAGCCAGGAGAGGAGCCTCAGCCGGGGGACGGTGTCCTCTGCCCCCAACACTGCTCGCAGGAAGACCACCGGCAGCACACAG CATAAGGACCGGGACAATGTCAGGAAGTCATGGAGCAACCTGTCTCTCCCATTGGTTCCCATTCTGACTTTGCCTCCCAACAAGCGCGCCTCCTCTCCATGCAAGAAGAACAGAAAAGTGACAGCGCCTCCTCCTGGCAG GCCTCCACAAAAGTCACCAGGGCGCCCACCCACCCCAAAGCAGCTTAAGTCTCCCGGGGCAGAAGATCCTGGAAATCTTCGTCCTTTCAGGGTCCCATCCGAGAGTCCCCAGCCCACCAGAGCCCCgggagaggaggaacaagagcAGGTCCTCAGTCCTCCTCAGCCTCGACCTCAGCCGCTGGGCCAGAACAAGACTAACAGTGAGCAGACACCAGCAGTAGCCAGCG AGAGTGCAAGCAGCCCTCCAGCCCACAAGCCCTCAGCAGGCACTACAGATCCAGAGGAGGCAAGTCGTATCCTGGCTGAGAATCGCAGACTGGCACgtgagcagagggagagggaggaggaggagcgcaaacagcaggaggagcagcggAG GATAGCGCAGGAGGAGATGGCTCGCCGTAAGGCAGAGGAGCGagtgaagagagaggaggaggctcaGCGTCAGGCCGAGgagcaaagaaaaaaggaggaggaggacagaaaggtggaggaagagagacttcagaaagagaaagaggaggcgGAGAAACAG aaagaggaggaagagtcgCGACAGAGGGAGGAGGCGGAGCGgctgaggaaggagagagagaaacacttcCAGAAAGAAGAGGCTGAACgctcagaaagaaaaaag CGTCTGGACGAGATCATGAAGAGAACAAGACGTTCGGATCCATTAGAGAAG AAAGTTGTTCCCAATAGAAATGGAGACAATGCAG AGACCCCTGCCACTCCCAGTCCATCTGCAGTGACCGCATCACAGTCACATAATAGCAACGGTCGTCAGCCAGACTCTGAATCCTCAGCACTGAGCCATCCTGACCAGAG GGAGAACGGGGAGTTTGAAGAGGTGATCGTACTGCCTTCACATTCCAGGCTGTCTCCTcctgagggagaggagcagcagcacgaggaggaagaggaggggagagttCCTGTTATAGCCTTCAGGGAGAATGGTCTCCTAAAGCCTCTGAGTGGAGTAGAGGACATATCAGCCCAGCAGGGACCAG AGAGAACTTCCTGA
- the map7b gene encoding ensconsin isoform X1, producing the protein MPDSKRQGGDGGGGGCSRGKWKLWKGCTRSAIPALFTIAEEEEGLRRRDARKRKKRASDSQYTSEDGRLSTSATRPSSSGSGHTYSPTLTPTPNTTPTQTHNTTSNSPSYNAANRPESLLFNKIDERQRLARERRDEREKQNAIKEAQWQAREERARQHYEKQLEEKKRRLEEQRIKEDKRRAAVEEKRRQKLEEDKTRHEAVMRRTLERSQRARQKPNRWSWGGPLHTNNPTTPTGFVESAFLYPLDLAGLEHMQSAFSLYHRYGVTSQYADRRSVSTMNLSKHTDPVITKRFSYSSATLLHSPDRGLQMRTASSPVISKSQSKSRLNQGKTTQHKNTGPRRLPLTAWESNVVNRLQQPTHSYLARSRSAMSLSGEQIAIPVCPRSVSCHPMGSMSFKALQAQPLPHCRSQERSLSRGTVSSAPNTARRKTTGSTQHKDRDNVRKSWSNLSLPLVPILTLPPNKRASSPCKKNRKVTAPPPGRPPQKSPGRPPTPKQLKSPGAEDPGNLRPFRVPSESPQPTRAPGEEEQEQVLSPPQPRPQPLGQNKTNSEQTPAVASESASSPPAHKPSAGTTDPEEASRILAENRRLAREQREREEEERKQQEEQRRIAQEEMARRKAEERVKREEEAQRQAEEQRKKEEEDRKVEEERLQKEKEEAEKQKEEEESRQREEAERLRKEREKHFQKEEAERSERKKRLDEIMKRTRRSDPLEKKVVPNRNGDNAETPATPSPSAVTASQSHNSNGRQPDSESSALSHPDQRENGEFEEVIVLPSHSRLSPPEGEEQQHEEEEEGRVPVIAFRENGLLKPLSGVEDISAQQGPERTS; encoded by the exons ATGCCAGATAGTAAAAGACAAGGGGgagatggaggtggaggtgggtgCTCGCGGGGCAAGTGGAAGCTGTGGAAGGGATGCACCCGCTCGGCCATCCCGGCACTTTTCACCAtcgctgaggaggaggaagggctGAGACGGAGAGATGCTcgaaagaggaagaaaagag CGTCTGACTCCCAGTATACATCGGAGGATGGCAGATTGTCTACGTCAGCCACCCGACCCAGCTCCTCGGGCTCCGGGCACACCTACAGTCCCACCCTGACCCCCACCCCAAATACCACCCCTACCCAGACTCACAACACCACCAGCAACAGCCCCAGTTACAATGCTGCCAACAGACCCG AGTCGTTGCTCTTCAACAAGATCGACGAGAGACAGAGATTAGCCCGTGAGCGCCGGGATGAGCGTGAGAAACAGAACG CTATCAAGGAAGCCCAGTGGCAGGCGCGTGAGGAGCGTGCCCGGCAGCACTATGagaagcagctggaggagaaaaagaggaggctggaggagcagaggatAAAGGAGGACAAGAGACGGGCTGCCGTGGAGGAGAAACGTCGACAGAAACTGGAGGAAGACAAG ACTCGTCACGAGGCGGTGATGCGTCGCACGTTGGAGAGGAGCCAGAGAGCCAGACAGAAGCCCAACCGGTGGTCTTGGGGAGGGCCGCTGCACACAAACAATCCCACCACGCCAACCG GTTTTGTCGAGTCGGCTTTCCTCTATCCACTCGACCTTGCCGGACTGGAGCACATGCAGAGTGCTTTCAGTCTCTACCACAGATACGGAGTGACCTCTCAAT ATGCTGACAGGCGGTCAGTTTCCACAATGAATTTATCCAAACACACAGACCCTGTTATAACCAAGCGCTTCTCCTACTCCTCTGCCACACTCCTACACTCACCAGACAGAG GCTTACAGATGAGAACAGCCTCCTCTCCTGTCATTAGCAAATCTCAGTCCAAATCCCGCCTGAACCAGGGAAAGACAACtcagcacaaaaacacag GCCCGCGCCGTCTTCCCCTGACGGCATGGGAGAGCAACGTTGTGAACCGCCTGCAGCAGCCCACACACTCCTATCTGGCTCGGAGCCGCAGTGCCATGAGTCTCTCTGGAGAGCAAATag CCATACCTGTTTGTCCTCGCTCAGTGTCCTGCCATCCCATGGGCTCCATGTCCTTCAAAGCCCTGCAGGCCCAGCCGCTGCCTCACTGCCGCAGCCAGGAGAGGAGCCTCAGCCGGGGGACGGTGTCCTCTGCCCCCAACACTGCTCGCAGGAAGACCACCGGCAGCACACAG CATAAGGACCGGGACAATGTCAGGAAGTCATGGAGCAACCTGTCTCTCCCATTGGTTCCCATTCTGACTTTGCCTCCCAACAAGCGCGCCTCCTCTCCATGCAAGAAGAACAGAAAAGTGACAGCGCCTCCTCCTGGCAG GCCTCCACAAAAGTCACCAGGGCGCCCACCCACCCCAAAGCAGCTTAAGTCTCCCGGGGCAGAAGATCCTGGAAATCTTCGTCCTTTCAGGGTCCCATCCGAGAGTCCCCAGCCCACCAGAGCCCCgggagaggaggaacaagagcAGGTCCTCAGTCCTCCTCAGCCTCGACCTCAGCCGCTGGGCCAGAACAAGACTAACAGTGAGCAGACACCAGCAGTAGCCAGCG AGAGTGCAAGCAGCCCTCCAGCCCACAAGCCCTCAGCAGGCACTACAGATCCAGAGGAGGCAAGTCGTATCCTGGCTGAGAATCGCAGACTGGCACgtgagcagagggagagggaggaggaggagcgcaaacagcaggaggagcagcggAG GATAGCGCAGGAGGAGATGGCTCGCCGTAAGGCAGAGGAGCGagtgaagagagaggaggaggctcaGCGTCAGGCCGAGgagcaaagaaaaaaggaggaggaggacagaaaggtggaggaagagagacttcagaaagagaaagaggaggcgGAGAAACAG aaagaggaggaagagtcgCGACAGAGGGAGGAGGCGGAGCGgctgaggaaggagagagagaaacacttcCAGAAAGAAGAGGCTGAACgctcagaaagaaaaaag CGTCTGGACGAGATCATGAAGAGAACAAGACGTTCGGATCCATTAGAGAAG AAAGTTGTTCCCAATAGAAATGGAGACAATGCAG AGACCCCTGCCACTCCCAGTCCATCTGCAGTGACCGCATCACAGTCACATAATAGCAACGGTCGTCAGCCAGACTCTGAATCCTCAGCACTGAGCCATCCTGACCAGAG GGAGAACGGGGAGTTTGAAGAGGTGATCGTACTGCCTTCACATTCCAGGCTGTCTCCTcctgagggagaggagcagcagcacgaggaggaagaggaggggagagttCCTGTTATAGCCTTCAGGGAGAATGGTCTCCTAAAGCCTCTGAGTGGAGTAGAGGACATATCAGCCCAGCAGGGACCAG AGAGAACTTCCTGA
- the map7b gene encoding ensconsin isoform X8 produces the protein MHQTPASDSQYTSEDGRLSTSATRPSSSGSGHTYSPTLTPTPNTTPTQTHNTTSNSPSYNAANRPESLLFNKIDERQRLARERRDEREKQNAIKEAQWQAREERARQHYEKQLEEKKRRLEEQRIKEDKRRAAVEEKRRQKLEEDKTRHEAVMRRTLERSQRARQKPNRWSWGGPLHTNNPTTPTGFVESAFLYPLDLAGLEHMQSAFSLYHRYGVTSQYADRRSVSTMNLSKHTDPVITKRFSYSSATLLHSPDRGLQMRTASSPVISKSQSKSRLNQGKTTQHKNTGPRRLPLTAWESNVVNRLQQPTHSYLARSRSAMSLSGEQIAIPVCPRSVSCHPMGSMSFKALQAQPLPHCRSQERSLSRGTVSSAPNTARRKTTGSTQHKDRDNVRKSWSNLSLPLVPILTLPPNKRASSPCKKNRKVTAPPPGRPPQKSPGRPPTPKQLKSPGAEDPGNLRPFRVPSESPQPTRAPGEEEQEQVLSPPQPRPQPLGQNKTNSEQTPAVASESASSPPAHKPSAGTTDPEEASRILAENRRLAREQREREEEERKQQEEQRRIAQEEMARRKAEERVKREEEAQRQAEEQRKKEEEDRKVEEERLQKEKEEAEKQKEEEESRQREEAERLRKEREKHFQKEEAERSERKKRLDEIMKRTRRSDPLEKKVVPNRNGDNAETPATPSPSAVTASQSHNSNGRQPDSESSALSHPDQRENGEFEEVIVLPSHSRLSPPEGEEQQHEEEEEGRVPVIAFRENGLLKPLSGVEDISAQQGPERTS, from the exons ATGCACCAAACTCCAG CGTCTGACTCCCAGTATACATCGGAGGATGGCAGATTGTCTACGTCAGCCACCCGACCCAGCTCCTCGGGCTCCGGGCACACCTACAGTCCCACCCTGACCCCCACCCCAAATACCACCCCTACCCAGACTCACAACACCACCAGCAACAGCCCCAGTTACAATGCTGCCAACAGACCCG AGTCGTTGCTCTTCAACAAGATCGACGAGAGACAGAGATTAGCCCGTGAGCGCCGGGATGAGCGTGAGAAACAGAACG CTATCAAGGAAGCCCAGTGGCAGGCGCGTGAGGAGCGTGCCCGGCAGCACTATGagaagcagctggaggagaaaaagaggaggctggaggagcagaggatAAAGGAGGACAAGAGACGGGCTGCCGTGGAGGAGAAACGTCGACAGAAACTGGAGGAAGACAAG ACTCGTCACGAGGCGGTGATGCGTCGCACGTTGGAGAGGAGCCAGAGAGCCAGACAGAAGCCCAACCGGTGGTCTTGGGGAGGGCCGCTGCACACAAACAATCCCACCACGCCAACCG GTTTTGTCGAGTCGGCTTTCCTCTATCCACTCGACCTTGCCGGACTGGAGCACATGCAGAGTGCTTTCAGTCTCTACCACAGATACGGAGTGACCTCTCAAT ATGCTGACAGGCGGTCAGTTTCCACAATGAATTTATCCAAACACACAGACCCTGTTATAACCAAGCGCTTCTCCTACTCCTCTGCCACACTCCTACACTCACCAGACAGAG GCTTACAGATGAGAACAGCCTCCTCTCCTGTCATTAGCAAATCTCAGTCCAAATCCCGCCTGAACCAGGGAAAGACAACtcagcacaaaaacacag GCCCGCGCCGTCTTCCCCTGACGGCATGGGAGAGCAACGTTGTGAACCGCCTGCAGCAGCCCACACACTCCTATCTGGCTCGGAGCCGCAGTGCCATGAGTCTCTCTGGAGAGCAAATag CCATACCTGTTTGTCCTCGCTCAGTGTCCTGCCATCCCATGGGCTCCATGTCCTTCAAAGCCCTGCAGGCCCAGCCGCTGCCTCACTGCCGCAGCCAGGAGAGGAGCCTCAGCCGGGGGACGGTGTCCTCTGCCCCCAACACTGCTCGCAGGAAGACCACCGGCAGCACACAG CATAAGGACCGGGACAATGTCAGGAAGTCATGGAGCAACCTGTCTCTCCCATTGGTTCCCATTCTGACTTTGCCTCCCAACAAGCGCGCCTCCTCTCCATGCAAGAAGAACAGAAAAGTGACAGCGCCTCCTCCTGGCAG GCCTCCACAAAAGTCACCAGGGCGCCCACCCACCCCAAAGCAGCTTAAGTCTCCCGGGGCAGAAGATCCTGGAAATCTTCGTCCTTTCAGGGTCCCATCCGAGAGTCCCCAGCCCACCAGAGCCCCgggagaggaggaacaagagcAGGTCCTCAGTCCTCCTCAGCCTCGACCTCAGCCGCTGGGCCAGAACAAGACTAACAGTGAGCAGACACCAGCAGTAGCCAGCG AGAGTGCAAGCAGCCCTCCAGCCCACAAGCCCTCAGCAGGCACTACAGATCCAGAGGAGGCAAGTCGTATCCTGGCTGAGAATCGCAGACTGGCACgtgagcagagggagagggaggaggaggagcgcaaacagcaggaggagcagcggAG GATAGCGCAGGAGGAGATGGCTCGCCGTAAGGCAGAGGAGCGagtgaagagagaggaggaggctcaGCGTCAGGCCGAGgagcaaagaaaaaaggaggaggaggacagaaaggtggaggaagagagacttcagaaagagaaagaggaggcgGAGAAACAG aaagaggaggaagagtcgCGACAGAGGGAGGAGGCGGAGCGgctgaggaaggagagagagaaacacttcCAGAAAGAAGAGGCTGAACgctcagaaagaaaaaag CGTCTGGACGAGATCATGAAGAGAACAAGACGTTCGGATCCATTAGAGAAG AAAGTTGTTCCCAATAGAAATGGAGACAATGCAG AGACCCCTGCCACTCCCAGTCCATCTGCAGTGACCGCATCACAGTCACATAATAGCAACGGTCGTCAGCCAGACTCTGAATCCTCAGCACTGAGCCATCCTGACCAGAG GGAGAACGGGGAGTTTGAAGAGGTGATCGTACTGCCTTCACATTCCAGGCTGTCTCCTcctgagggagaggagcagcagcacgaggaggaagaggaggggagagttCCTGTTATAGCCTTCAGGGAGAATGGTCTCCTAAAGCCTCTGAGTGGAGTAGAGGACATATCAGCCCAGCAGGGACCAG AGAGAACTTCCTGA